A single Gammaproteobacteria bacterium DNA region contains:
- a CDS encoding M81 family metallopeptidase: MKVFIACLGTETNTFSNMPTGLINFQETMLYHGDATRDSTALFAMPLIIWREKAEAVGAEVVESLAAFAQPAGPTMRTVYEDFRSEILTDLATAMPVDLVLLCLHGAMVADGYDDCEGDLTQRVRQIVGPDTVIGVELDLHCSITQTLTDHADVIITFKEYPHIDPPDRAHELFDVCWQTLQGEVKPVMNLHDLQMISMWRTPVEPAASIVREMHELETRDTVLSVSHAHGFPWGDVPDASAKLLVVTDNDIETGRKIASDLAETIWSLRDETHPTGLSIDEAFDTALASESGPIIMADHADNAGVGAPSDSTYILQAILDKNVENVASGFYWDPVAVRFCVEAGEGTEFTLRIGGKVGKGSGQPVDLPITVRKIVSNAEQSFGQAKQTMGCGVWVSAANNLDIFLNSIRTQTFHPDAFEQFGLKLSDKKIVVVKSTQHFYAGFAPIAESVLYVSAPGSINMNFSEIGFKKFTDPYWPKVADPRSA, encoded by the coding sequence GTGAAAGTATTTATTGCCTGCCTGGGCACAGAGACCAACACTTTCTCTAACATGCCGACGGGCCTGATCAATTTCCAAGAAACCATGTTGTACCACGGCGATGCAACCCGGGACAGTACGGCTCTTTTCGCCATGCCGCTAATCATCTGGCGGGAAAAAGCTGAAGCTGTCGGTGCTGAGGTCGTCGAGAGCCTGGCCGCTTTTGCCCAACCGGCCGGCCCGACCATGCGGACTGTATATGAGGATTTCCGAAGCGAGATTCTCACCGATCTGGCAACAGCCATGCCGGTCGACTTGGTATTGCTCTGCCTGCACGGTGCCATGGTGGCAGACGGCTACGACGATTGTGAAGGCGATCTGACACAACGAGTAAGGCAAATTGTTGGGCCGGATACTGTCATCGGCGTTGAACTCGACTTGCACTGCAGTATCACACAAACATTGACCGACCACGCCGACGTCATCATCACCTTTAAGGAATACCCACATATCGACCCGCCCGATCGGGCCCATGAACTGTTTGATGTCTGTTGGCAGACCCTACAAGGCGAAGTAAAGCCCGTGATGAATCTCCATGATTTACAGATGATCAGCATGTGGCGAACACCGGTTGAACCGGCAGCATCGATTGTTCGCGAGATGCACGAACTCGAAACTCGCGACACAGTACTGTCGGTGTCCCATGCACATGGTTTTCCCTGGGGTGATGTGCCGGATGCTTCAGCCAAACTCCTGGTTGTCACAGACAATGACATAGAGACTGGTCGTAAAATCGCGTCAGATTTGGCCGAGACAATCTGGTCGCTGCGTGACGAGACGCACCCGACCGGGCTCAGTATTGATGAGGCATTCGATACAGCACTGGCGTCTGAATCGGGACCCATCATCATGGCTGATCATGCGGACAACGCAGGCGTCGGAGCACCGTCTGATTCGACCTATATCCTCCAGGCCATCCTGGACAAGAACGTTGAGAATGTAGCTAGCGGATTTTACTGGGATCCGGTGGCCGTACGCTTCTGTGTTGAAGCCGGTGAAGGCACCGAGTTTACCCTCCGAATCGGCGGAAAAGTGGGAAAAGGCTCTGGCCAACCGGTTGACCTACCCATCACCGTCCGCAAGATCGTCAGCAATGCCGAACAGTCCTTCGGCCAGGCAAAGCAGACCATGGGATGCGGTGTCTGGGTGAGCGCAGCGAATAATCTTGATATCTTTCTCAACAGCATCCGGACCCAGACCTTTCACCCCGACGCTTTTGAGCAGTTTGGCCTAAAACTCAGCGACAAGAAAATCGTCGTGGTGAAATCGACCCAGCACTTTTACGCCGGATTCGCCCCGATAGCTGAGTCAGTGCTTTACGTCTCTGCGCCGGGTTCGATCAACATGAACTTCTCCGAGATTGGTTTTAAGAAATTCACTGACCCCTACTGGCCAAAGGTAGCTGATCCGAGATCAGCCTGA
- a CDS encoding M81 family metallopeptidase: MRVLIAMMKHETNTFSPVPTDLTRFKNWAYYTGTDVLDHFGGTNTPTGAYIDHARKQGCEMVTPLATEAMPSGPVHQDVYEHLVQTILAPIEAQPFDVALLDLHGAMVAEDEADGEGCLLSRIRAVQPDLPIAVTLDLHCNLTQRMVDNCTMMIGFKTYPHVDMYEVGDQIAQVMFRTLEGKISPVMVWDNRPVLAQTLCMGTADAPMSGLQDMTRKLERDGVPAATFFGGFPMADIYDAGISAVVVGDGDEKQARSACDQLLDGAWSDRTGFVYSGCPLEIAVSDARQYTEGPVLLLDHADNVGSGGTADVMEVIREVHKQALVDVAVGAVWDPAAVEMMQETGLGNRVSIELGGKTDMPSIGRSGESFHVEGRVTSLTDGKWTVEGPMYTGVEVSTGPTAVLDTGRMRIVVVSFHHEPWDAGIFSNNGIDPTQCRYLLLKSRIHYRAGFQPLARATIRCDGHGVTTSRNDQLNYQALRRPIYPLDDNATA; the protein is encoded by the coding sequence ATGCGGGTCCTGATCGCAATGATGAAGCATGAGACGAATACGTTCTCACCGGTACCGACTGATCTCACTCGGTTTAAGAACTGGGCCTATTACACGGGTACCGATGTACTCGACCATTTTGGCGGTACCAATACACCCACTGGCGCGTACATCGATCATGCGCGCAAACAGGGTTGTGAGATGGTGACACCCCTTGCCACAGAGGCGATGCCCAGCGGACCGGTTCACCAGGATGTTTACGAGCATTTGGTGCAGACGATTTTGGCACCTATAGAGGCACAACCCTTCGATGTTGCGCTGCTGGATCTTCATGGTGCTATGGTGGCAGAGGATGAGGCTGATGGGGAAGGGTGCCTGCTCAGCCGTATACGTGCTGTACAGCCGGACCTGCCGATTGCGGTAACACTCGATCTGCATTGCAACCTGACCCAGCGGATGGTTGACAACTGTACGATGATGATTGGGTTCAAGACGTATCCACACGTTGATATGTATGAGGTCGGTGACCAGATTGCCCAGGTGATGTTCCGTACTCTGGAAGGAAAGATCAGCCCGGTGATGGTGTGGGATAACCGACCCGTTCTGGCTCAGACATTGTGCATGGGTACTGCCGATGCGCCGATGTCAGGATTGCAGGACATGACCCGCAAACTCGAGCGTGATGGGGTGCCCGCGGCGACATTTTTCGGCGGATTTCCGATGGCCGATATTTATGATGCTGGTATTTCTGCGGTGGTGGTGGGCGACGGTGATGAGAAGCAGGCCCGTTCGGCCTGCGATCAGCTGCTGGACGGCGCTTGGTCTGACCGAACTGGGTTTGTTTACAGCGGTTGTCCGCTGGAGATCGCGGTCAGTGATGCCAGGCAGTATACCGAGGGGCCTGTGTTGCTGCTTGATCATGCAGACAACGTCGGTTCTGGCGGCACGGCCGATGTGATGGAGGTTATCCGGGAAGTGCACAAACAGGCGCTGGTGGATGTGGCCGTCGGGGCTGTTTGGGATCCTGCGGCGGTGGAGATGATGCAAGAGACAGGTTTGGGTAATAGGGTATCGATCGAGCTGGGCGGGAAAACCGACATGCCCAGTATCGGTCGGTCAGGAGAGTCCTTTCATGTGGAAGGGCGAGTCACCTCGCTGACTGACGGCAAGTGGACAGTAGAGGGTCCAATGTATACGGGTGTCGAGGTGTCGACTGGACCGACGGCTGTGTTGGACACCGGTCGTATGCGCATTGTGGTGGTATCTTTTCACCATGAGCCCTGGGATGCCGGCATCTTCTCTAACAATGGAATCGACCCGACTCAGTGCCGTTACCTATTACTCAAGTCGAGAATTCATTATCGCGCCGGGTTCCAACCGCTTGCTCGAGCAACAATTCGTTGTGACGGTCACGGCGTGACCACGTCTCGCAACGATCAGCTGAATTATCAAGCACTCAGGCGGCCGATCTATCCGCTGGATGATAATGCTACCGCGTAA
- a CDS encoding M20 family metallopeptidase, with translation MKVIPQIQNNHTELTAWRRDIHAHPELGFEEERTAKLVADRLEGFGYQVERAVGGTGVVGTLRNGQSSRAIGLRADMDALPIHESNEFDHRSRVDGKMHACGHDGHTTMLLGAAKYLAETRNFDGCIHLVFQPAEEGLGGAKAMVDDGLFERYPMDSIYGMHNKPGMDVGRFSIRPGPMMAGGGFFDIKLIGRGAHAARPESSADPIVAASQIVSALQSVVSRNVDPQDTAVLSVTRLLSGEAYNVIPNDATVGGTIRAFLPATLDLMEKRIGEIAMGIAQSLGVTADYNFRLIFLPLINDEDATRIAGDVAASIVSEDNLNRRGPGIMASEDFSYMLNECKGAYINIGNGGEEGHCEVHNPGYDFNDQILPLGATFFARLAETQLPK, from the coding sequence ATGAAAGTCATACCGCAGATTCAAAACAATCACACAGAACTCACGGCCTGGCGGAGAGACATCCACGCTCACCCTGAACTCGGTTTTGAAGAAGAACGTACGGCCAAGCTGGTTGCTGATCGGCTGGAGGGCTTTGGTTATCAGGTGGAAAGAGCTGTTGGGGGCACCGGTGTGGTTGGAACCCTACGCAATGGGCAAAGTTCTCGGGCAATAGGCCTGCGCGCAGATATGGATGCACTACCGATACACGAGTCCAACGAGTTTGATCATCGCTCTCGCGTAGATGGAAAAATGCACGCGTGCGGTCACGATGGTCATACCACGATGTTGCTCGGTGCGGCCAAGTATCTGGCTGAGACGCGAAATTTCGACGGCTGTATTCACCTCGTTTTTCAACCTGCAGAAGAAGGTCTTGGTGGTGCTAAAGCGATGGTCGATGACGGACTATTTGAGCGCTACCCCATGGACAGTATCTATGGGATGCACAATAAACCAGGCATGGACGTAGGCCGTTTTTCGATTCGGCCTGGGCCGATGATGGCCGGCGGCGGATTCTTCGACATCAAACTCATAGGCCGTGGCGCTCATGCCGCAAGGCCGGAGTCAAGCGCCGACCCGATCGTGGCGGCATCTCAAATCGTATCTGCCCTCCAAAGTGTGGTCTCTCGTAACGTGGACCCACAAGATACTGCAGTACTCAGCGTCACCCGACTGCTCAGTGGTGAGGCTTACAACGTGATTCCAAACGACGCTACCGTTGGCGGCACCATTCGTGCATTCCTGCCCGCTACCCTCGACCTGATGGAGAAACGGATCGGTGAAATTGCAATGGGTATAGCGCAGAGCCTAGGTGTTACTGCGGACTATAATTTTCGGTTAATTTTCCTGCCGCTCATTAATGATGAAGACGCCACACGAATAGCCGGTGATGTCGCCGCATCAATCGTATCTGAGGACAACCTCAACCGTCGCGGGCCCGGAATCATGGCGTCCGAGGACTTCTCTTACATGCTCAATGAATGCAAGGGTGCCTACATCAATATTGGCAACGGCGGTGAGGAGGGTCATTGTGAAGTACATAACCCAGGCTATGACTTCAACGACCAGATACTGCCTTTGGGCGCGACATTTTTCGCACGATTGGCCGAGACACAGCTGCCAAAATGA
- a CDS encoding amidohydrolase family protein, with protein sequence MTTTLIRKANWSAVWDASLKTHRYARDSDIVFSDDRIVYVGPDYDGQWDHEIDGRSSFVMPGLINIHSHPQHEPAYRGIREEHGRPEMYDTGLYERLQAFSLDDEGRQAAAELAYGELLLCGVTTLADLSSMSPWWLDLIARSGLRGFIAPGFASSRWYMDSFHELKFNWNEQAGRKAFDEAAEFMTQAEAHPSKRLQGVVFPMQIDTCSEDLLRDCIALAEETNRPITTHASQSQVEFLLMAKRHGVSPIKWASNIGLLGPRTTLGHAIFIDDHPSIDWRTREDLNLLVDSGTSVAHCPSPFARYGHAMADFGRYYRAGVNLGFGTDVTPHNLIEEMRLAIILARVMANNIKTTDAQMVFHAATVGGAKSLLRDDLGRLEKGAKADLVMVDITQTIMRPVHDPLKSLIYHAADRAVKTVFIDGELAVDNGSVVHLDMSDAAGRLEIAQQRMLKDVPNHDFLGREAKDITPLSLML encoded by the coding sequence ATGACTACCACACTGATTCGAAAAGCCAACTGGAGTGCTGTCTGGGATGCATCTCTGAAAACGCACCGGTACGCCCGTGACTCGGACATTGTTTTTTCGGATGACAGGATCGTGTATGTAGGCCCCGACTACGATGGGCAGTGGGACCATGAGATCGATGGGCGTAGCAGTTTTGTGATGCCCGGTCTGATCAATATTCATTCACACCCGCAGCACGAGCCGGCTTACCGAGGTATCCGGGAAGAGCATGGGCGACCAGAGATGTACGACACGGGTCTTTACGAGCGTTTACAGGCATTCTCGCTGGATGATGAAGGCCGCCAGGCCGCTGCGGAACTGGCCTACGGGGAGTTATTATTGTGCGGAGTCACTACGCTGGCAGACCTGTCGTCGATGTCGCCCTGGTGGCTTGACCTGATCGCACGCAGTGGCCTGCGTGGATTCATTGCACCGGGGTTTGCGTCTTCACGCTGGTATATGGATAGTTTTCACGAATTAAAATTCAACTGGAACGAGCAAGCCGGCCGAAAAGCTTTTGACGAGGCTGCTGAGTTCATGACCCAGGCCGAAGCGCATCCCAGCAAACGCTTGCAGGGTGTAGTTTTTCCGATGCAGATCGACACTTGCAGCGAGGATCTTCTGAGGGACTGTATTGCACTGGCAGAGGAAACCAACCGCCCGATCACCACGCATGCATCCCAGTCACAGGTTGAGTTTTTGTTAATGGCAAAGCGTCATGGAGTGTCACCAATCAAATGGGCATCAAACATCGGCCTGCTGGGCCCGAGGACAACTTTAGGTCATGCAATTTTTATAGATGATCATCCGTCAATCGACTGGCGAACGAGGGAAGACCTAAATTTGCTGGTTGATTCTGGGACTTCCGTCGCACACTGTCCGTCACCGTTTGCACGCTATGGTCACGCAATGGCCGACTTTGGCCGTTATTATCGAGCAGGTGTGAATCTTGGTTTTGGTACGGATGTGACACCACACAACCTGATTGAAGAAATGCGACTCGCAATAATCCTCGCACGTGTCATGGCAAACAATATCAAGACAACGGATGCCCAGATGGTATTTCACGCAGCCACAGTGGGTGGCGCAAAATCGCTGTTACGTGATGACCTGGGCAGGTTGGAAAAAGGAGCTAAAGCCGATCTGGTGATGGTGGATATCACGCAGACAATCATGCGGCCTGTTCACGACCCGCTCAAGAGCCTGATTTACCATGCGGCCGACCGAGCCGTGAAGACAGTGTTTATTGATGGCGAGTTGGCTGTGGATAACGGAAGCGTGGTTCATCTCGATATGTCAGACGCTGCCGGTCGATTGGAGATCGCACAGCAACGTATGCTTAAGGACGTTCCTAACCATGACTTCCTGGGTCGAGAAGCGAAGGACATTACGCCTCTTTCACTAATGCTTTAA
- a CDS encoding DMT family transporter, giving the protein MTDRKANLSAGLPLQAVLISIAIHVLWGGNPVAVKLGLAVFPPMWSAFIRFAIATVCVAVWAGYRGIPLWPKRVYWPVLLLVSTVFTIQIGIMNIGFSLASGTVSAVLQSTNPLFVALFAHFLLAQDRLDGRRAAGLLIAFVGAVAVLLGGTGTDGLGVIGAGGFVVLTGSMLLGLRLVLMVKPLRTIGEIPVVFWMMVFSLLPFGTCGVLFESVRWENLGWIPVGGLLYQGMVIAGLGFMVFSYLMKRYSPSVVASFNFVSPISGVLLSVWMLGESVTASIMIGVALVGAGLYLATGGRRE; this is encoded by the coding sequence TTGACTGACAGGAAGGCTAACCTTTCGGCCGGCCTGCCGCTTCAGGCTGTCCTGATCAGTATCGCCATCCATGTGTTGTGGGGCGGCAACCCGGTAGCCGTCAAGCTCGGCCTGGCAGTGTTCCCGCCTATGTGGAGTGCATTCATTCGATTTGCTATTGCAACGGTCTGTGTGGCGGTATGGGCAGGGTACCGCGGTATTCCACTGTGGCCAAAGCGAGTTTACTGGCCAGTTCTGTTGCTGGTATCGACGGTGTTCACGATTCAGATCGGAATCATGAATATCGGTTTCAGCCTGGCGAGCGGTACAGTATCGGCTGTACTGCAGTCGACCAACCCGTTGTTCGTTGCGCTGTTTGCGCACTTTCTTCTTGCTCAGGACCGTCTGGACGGGCGCAGAGCGGCCGGTCTACTGATCGCCTTTGTCGGTGCTGTGGCGGTCCTCTTGGGTGGCACAGGTACGGACGGACTGGGTGTCATCGGGGCGGGCGGCTTCGTCGTGCTGACAGGGTCTATGCTACTTGGTTTGCGCCTGGTTCTGATGGTCAAGCCACTGCGGACTATCGGTGAGATACCCGTGGTGTTCTGGATGATGGTCTTCAGCTTGTTACCGTTTGGAACATGTGGCGTGCTGTTCGAATCGGTGCGCTGGGAGAACCTCGGCTGGATACCTGTTGGCGGCCTCCTCTACCAGGGGATGGTCATCGCGGGTCTGGGTTTCATGGTGTTCTCATACCTGATGAAACGTTACTCACCCAGTGTGGTGGCCAGCTTCAATTTTGTCTCGCCGATATCCGGAGTGCTGCTCAGTGTGTGGATGTTAGGCGAGTCGGTGACTGCCAGCATCATGATTGGCGTTGCCCTGGTGGGTGCCGGACTCTATTTGGCCACAGGCGGCAGACGCGAGTGA
- a CDS encoding SDR family oxidoreductase → MTDQALGRVALVTGGSRGIGRAIAAALGKRGVKVAINWVANEFAAQQTLEQVRASGGDGATYRADVASEPEVGKMVTAVESDLGPIDMLVTSAGIMEAGGYEHLDLETFRQVMRVNVEGTFLPVMAVKDGMIARGRGSIVCISSIAGLRSRPRIIAYSTSKAAVIGFVRSCAGAFGPKVRVNGIAPGLIQTDMTESMDPDVLAGMEQEAFVKRLGVPEDISSAALFLLSDDAAFVSGQTFVVDGGRVTLP, encoded by the coding sequence ATGACGGATCAGGCGCTGGGCCGAGTGGCTCTGGTGACCGGCGGATCGCGAGGCATTGGCCGCGCGATCGCCGCGGCCTTGGGCAAGCGGGGCGTGAAGGTGGCGATCAACTGGGTAGCCAATGAATTCGCGGCGCAACAGACGCTCGAGCAGGTGCGGGCCAGCGGCGGTGACGGCGCTACATACCGAGCTGATGTCGCTAGTGAGCCAGAGGTTGGCAAGATGGTCACAGCCGTCGAGTCGGATCTTGGACCCATCGACATGCTGGTCACCAGTGCCGGCATCATGGAAGCCGGCGGTTACGAGCATCTCGACCTGGAGACTTTCCGGCAGGTGATGCGGGTCAATGTGGAGGGCACCTTCCTGCCCGTGATGGCGGTCAAGGACGGTATGATCGCTCGGGGCCGCGGCAGCATCGTTTGCATCTCGTCGATCGCCGGGTTGCGCTCGAGGCCGCGGATAATTGCTTACAGCACCTCGAAAGCCGCAGTGATAGGGTTCGTGCGCAGCTGCGCCGGGGCTTTTGGTCCCAAAGTTCGGGTCAACGGCATCGCGCCGGGCCTGATCCAGACCGACATGACCGAGAGCATGGACCCGGATGTTCTAGCCGGAATGGAGCAGGAGGCCTTCGTCAAACGGCTCGGGGTGCCGGAGGATATCTCCAGTGCGGCGTTGTTCCTGTTGTCCGACGATGCCGCCTTTGTCAGCGGCCAGACCTTCGTGGTCGATGGTGGCCGGGTCACTCTGCCTTGA
- a CDS encoding dipeptidase: MNAEEIHRNAIVVDGLVISKWSREVFEDMHSGGITAANCTCSVWEGLHDTLVNVAQWKSWFSEHADILLPVHTTTDIAKAKRENRVGIILGWQNTSGIEDRLELIAVFKSLGVGVMQLTYNTQNLAGSGCYESHDSGLSDYGRGLIDEMNRVGVVVDLSHVGAKTSEDAIRYSKAPVAYSHCCPAALLDHPRNKTDAQLKLIIEHGGFVGVTTYPSFLPRGAESTVDDCVAAIDYVVDLVGEDRVGIGTDFTQGQDAAFFDWLSLDKGHGRRLIVRDWDVAPQPVGLQRLSEFSNLTAAMVRRGWSETRIRKVLGENWVSFLREVWGE, translated from the coding sequence ATGAATGCCGAAGAAATTCATCGGAATGCGATCGTCGTTGACGGACTCGTGATCTCTAAGTGGAGTCGCGAGGTCTTCGAAGACATGCACAGTGGCGGCATCACCGCGGCCAACTGCACCTGCAGTGTCTGGGAAGGGTTACACGACACGCTAGTCAACGTGGCTCAATGGAAGTCATGGTTTAGCGAGCACGCAGACATCCTGCTGCCAGTACACACGACGACCGACATAGCAAAGGCCAAACGCGAAAACCGGGTTGGCATCATCCTTGGCTGGCAGAACACCAGCGGCATAGAGGATAGGTTGGAACTTATTGCTGTGTTCAAGTCGCTTGGGGTAGGGGTGATGCAGTTGACTTACAATACCCAGAATCTCGCCGGCAGCGGCTGTTATGAAAGCCATGACAGCGGCCTTTCCGATTATGGGCGCGGTCTGATCGATGAGATGAACCGAGTCGGCGTAGTGGTCGACTTGTCGCACGTGGGTGCAAAGACCAGTGAAGACGCGATCCGCTATTCAAAGGCGCCGGTGGCGTACAGCCACTGTTGCCCGGCTGCGCTGCTCGATCACCCCCGCAACAAGACCGATGCTCAGCTGAAACTGATCATTGAGCACGGTGGTTTTGTTGGCGTCACCACCTACCCTTCATTCCTGCCTCGGGGTGCTGAGTCGACCGTCGATGATTGTGTTGCGGCAATTGATTATGTGGTTGATCTGGTGGGCGAGGATCGGGTTGGAATCGGCACGGATTTTACTCAGGGTCAGGATGCTGCATTTTTTGACTGGCTCAGCCTGGACAAGGGCCACGGCCGCAGACTGATCGTCCGAGACTGGGATGTTGCGCCGCAGCCGGTCGGTCTGCAGCGGCTTTCAGAGTTTTCCAATTTGACTGCCGCCATGGTCCGCCGCGGTTGGTCCGAGACTCGAATTCGCAAGGTGCTGGGCGAGAACTGGGTATCGTTTCTGCGCGAGGTTTGGGGCGAGTAA
- a CDS encoding D-aminoacylase, with amino-acid sequence MNETLNQCDLLITGGQVIDGTGCPAITADVALQGDRIIAVGDLTVGKAEAVIDARGKVITPGFIDVHTHDDRLLLVNPEVTPKLSQGVTTVVVGNCGVSLSPWLSDRAPPPPLDLVFPDGKNGAHFSTFHSYSTELARRPAAINALPLIGHSTLRCGVMDRLDRPATQAEIEQMRALLRESLAAGAGGFSTGLFYPPNKAAPASEVEALARELPAFQGVYATHMRNEGDLLFESLDETFDTARRAGCPVVVSHHKCQSKAVWGRSAESLARIEAAAAEQPVGFDVYPYVAGSTVLLEELIEPSRRIIVSWSAAVPEAGGRDLADIAAEWGCSLGEAMTRLQPGGGIYFCMEEEDVERILAHRMGMIGSDGIPHDKHPHPRLWGTFPRVLGHYSRDRQLFPLEEAVRKMTGLSARTFGLAGRGVLEAGAFADLVVFDRSRIADLATFEQPTRAAAGIGCVIVNGAIAWQEGAGTGSRTGRLLKNPRIT; translated from the coding sequence ATGAATGAAACACTGAACCAGTGCGACCTGCTGATCACGGGTGGGCAGGTGATCGACGGGACGGGATGTCCTGCGATAACAGCCGATGTTGCGCTACAGGGCGATCGTATAATCGCGGTCGGTGACCTTACTGTGGGAAAAGCCGAGGCAGTGATCGATGCAAGAGGCAAGGTGATCACACCAGGGTTCATCGATGTCCACACGCACGACGATCGTCTGCTGCTGGTTAATCCCGAAGTCACTCCAAAGCTGAGCCAAGGTGTGACCACTGTGGTGGTTGGCAACTGTGGTGTTAGCCTTTCACCTTGGCTCAGCGACCGAGCACCGCCGCCGCCGCTGGACTTGGTGTTTCCGGACGGAAAAAATGGTGCACACTTTTCAACATTCCATTCCTATTCGACAGAGCTCGCCCGCCGGCCGGCAGCGATCAATGCACTGCCGTTGATCGGGCATTCGACCCTGCGCTGCGGGGTCATGGATCGGCTAGACCGGCCGGCAACCCAGGCCGAGATCGAGCAGATGCGCGCTCTACTTCGTGAGAGCCTTGCTGCCGGTGCCGGCGGATTTTCTACTGGACTTTTCTACCCCCCCAACAAGGCGGCCCCGGCGTCAGAGGTTGAAGCGCTAGCCCGAGAGTTGCCTGCTTTTCAGGGGGTCTATGCTACCCACATGCGAAACGAGGGCGATCTACTGTTCGAATCACTCGACGAGACTTTCGACACGGCCCGTCGGGCGGGCTGCCCGGTGGTGGTCTCTCACCACAAGTGCCAGAGCAAGGCGGTGTGGGGTCGCAGTGCCGAGTCTTTGGCCCGCATCGAAGCCGCGGCCGCTGAACAGCCCGTCGGCTTCGACGTGTACCCCTATGTCGCCGGCTCGACTGTGCTGCTGGAGGAGTTGATAGAACCTTCTCGGCGGATAATCGTCAGCTGGTCAGCTGCGGTCCCTGAGGCGGGTGGTCGTGATTTGGCGGACATTGCTGCGGAATGGGGCTGTTCCCTGGGCGAGGCCATGACGCGTCTGCAACCGGGCGGCGGTATCTACTTTTGTATGGAAGAAGAGGACGTCGAGAGAATCCTTGCCCATCGCATGGGCATGATCGGTTCGGACGGTATCCCTCACGACAAGCACCCCCATCCGCGACTGTGGGGGACGTTCCCCCGTGTTCTTGGTCATTACAGCAGGGACCGCCAGCTGTTCCCGCTCGAAGAGGCGGTACGCAAGATGACCGGGTTGTCGGCCCGGACCTTTGGTCTTGCCGGTCGCGGCGTTCTCGAGGCGGGGGCTTTTGCCGACCTAGTTGTCTTTGATCGGTCCCGCATTGCAGATTTGGCAACATTCGAGCAGCCGACCCGCGCAGCGGCTGGTATCGGCTGCGTAATTGTGAATGGCGCCATCGCCTGGCAGGAGGGTGCTGGCACTGGGTCCCGGACGGGGCGCCTGCTCAAAAACCCCCGCATTACCTGA
- a CDS encoding peptidyl-alpha-hydroxyglycine alpha-amidating lyase family protein has protein sequence MRDDIVVTLGGQTYAVECPWGTLPDGQTFGPVSQLAVDSRDRVYVFQRSNPPVLVFDPDGTLVDSWGEGEFSDAHGIFINRDDLVLLVDRDAHQILACETSGAVRFRLGQRHRPQFNDPFNHPTDIAQAPNGDYYVSDGYGNSRVHCFAADGTFRFSWGRPGGGPGEFTTPHAVWVDSAERVLVADRENNRVQLFDLEGRFIEAWTDFFHPMDIYADPAGNVFVTDQIPRLSMLSPDGTLIGRCRPVRFGAHGVGGDNAGNLYLAETAPLDCITRLRLL, from the coding sequence ATGCGTGATGATATTGTCGTGACCCTGGGGGGTCAAACCTATGCCGTCGAGTGCCCCTGGGGGACATTGCCCGACGGACAGACATTCGGCCCGGTCAGTCAGTTGGCGGTCGATTCGCGGGACCGAGTCTACGTCTTTCAGCGCTCCAATCCCCCGGTGCTGGTGTTTGATCCAGACGGAACGCTGGTCGACAGTTGGGGCGAGGGTGAGTTCTCTGATGCCCACGGCATTTTCATCAACCGCGATGATCTCGTTCTGTTGGTTGACCGTGATGCACACCAGATTCTGGCCTGTGAGACCTCAGGCGCGGTGCGCTTCCGCCTGGGTCAAAGGCACCGACCGCAGTTCAATGACCCTTTCAACCACCCGACTGATATCGCCCAGGCACCGAACGGCGATTACTACGTCTCGGATGGTTATGGCAATTCGCGAGTGCACTGTTTTGCGGCCGACGGAACGTTCCGGTTTTCCTGGGGTCGGCCTGGAGGGGGTCCGGGGGAGTTCACCACACCACATGCGGTTTGGGTCGACTCGGCCGAGCGAGTGCTGGTCGCGGACCGGGAGAATAACCGCGTACAGTTGTTCGATCTGGAAGGCCGATTCATCGAGGCCTGGACGGATTTTTTTCATCCGATGGACATATACGCAGACCCGGCTGGTAATGTCTTTGTGACTGATCAGATTCCAAGGCTTTCCATGCTGTCGCCGGACGGCACCCTGATCGGACGCTGTCGGCCAGTCCGCTTCGGCGCACACGGAGTGGGCGGGGACAACGCCGGAAACCTGTACCTGGCCGAGACCGCACCGTTGGACTGTATTACGCGGCTGAGGCTGTTGTAA